One window of Hypanus sabinus isolate sHypSab1 chromosome 10, sHypSab1.hap1, whole genome shotgun sequence genomic DNA carries:
- the cldn5a gene encoding claudin 5a, translating to MPSAGLEIVGMGLCVLGWLGVMLACGLPMWKVSAFIESNIVVAQTVWEGLWMNCVVQSTGQMQCKVYNSLLSLGQDQQAARALTVIASILGLIGLLVTILGAQCTNCTEGVSTKARIVISGGIIFILSGLLALIPVCWMANTIVRDFYDPIVPVSKKREMGAALYVGWSASALLFIGGSLLCCSCPPKQDQSSFAVKYTAPRRASANGDYDKRNYV from the coding sequence ATGCCGTCGGCGGGGCTGGAGATCGTGGGGATGGGACTGTGTGTCCTGGGTTGGCTGGGTGTCATGCTGGCCTGCGGACTGCCCATGTGGAAAGTGTCGGCTTTTATCGAGAGTAACATCGTGGTGGCTCAGACGGTCTGGGAAGGTCTATGGATGAACTGCGTGGTTCAGAGCACCGGGCAGATGCAGTGCAAAGTCTACAACTCCCTTCTGTCGCTGGGACAGGACCAGCAGGCAGCCCGGGCGCTGACTGTCATCGCTTCCATCCTGGGTCTCATCGGGCTCCTCGTCACCATTCTCGGAGCTCAGTGCACCAACTGCACCGAGGGGGTGAGCACTAAGGCCCGGATCGTCATCAGCGGAGGTATCATCTTCATCCTGTCTGGTTTACTTGCCCTCATCCCCGTGTGCTGGATGGCGAACACCATCGTCCGCGACTTCTACGACCCCATCgttcccgtgtccaagaagagggaGATGGGGGCGGCGCTGTACGTCGGCTGGTCGGCCAGCGCACTCCTCTTCATCGGGGGCTCCCTCCTGTGCTGTTCCTGCCCCCCGAAGCAAGACCAGTCTTCCTTCGCTGTCAAGTACACGGCCCCGAGGAGAGCTTCGGCCAACGGGGACTACGACAAGAGGAATTACGTGTGA